One Euphorbia lathyris chromosome 1, ddEupLath1.1, whole genome shotgun sequence DNA segment encodes these proteins:
- the LOC136227142 gene encoding cyclin-U4-1-like yields MGDLEAAEEVMMPKVITFLSCLLQRVAESNDLTPLLSPPKISVFHGLSRPNISIQTYLQRIFKYANCSPSCFVVAYVYLDRFVQRQPSFPINSFNVHRLLITSVLVSAKFMDDIYYNNAYYAKVGGISTAEMNLLEVDFLFGLGFQLNVTPNTFHTYCSYLQREVVLMQSPVHQLVEASSLNVARPLKIQDDSSHHHQLAV; encoded by the exons ATGGGAGATTTAGAAGCTGCAGAAGAAGTTATGATGCCAAAGGTCATAACTTTCCTCTCTTGTCTTCTCCAAAGAGTAGCAGAATCAAACGATCTTACACCTCTTCTATCCCCTCCTAAAATCTCTGTCTTCCATGGCTTAAGCAGACCGAACATCTCCATTCAAACATACCTTCAAAGAATCTTCAAGTACGCTAATTGTAGCCCGTCTTGTTTCGTCGTCGCTTACGTTTATCTTGATCGATTTGTTCAACGACAGCCGTCTTTTCCTATCAATTCTTTCAATGTTCATCGCCTCCTTATTACCAGCGTCTTGGTCTCCGCTAAGTTTATGGATGACAT aTATTACAATAATGCTTATTATGCAAAAGTTGGAGGAATCAGCACAGCGGAAATGAATCTTCTGGAGGTGGATTTCTTATTTGGATTAGGATTCCAATTAAACGTGACACCAAACACTTTCCATACTTACTGTTCTTACCTTCAAAGGGAAGTAGTGTTGATGCAATCTCCTGTTCATCAGTTAGTGGAAGCTTCTTCTCTAAACGTGGCCAGACCTTTGAAAATCCAAGATGACTCCTCACATCATCACCAACTTGCTGTTTAG